From one Equus asinus isolate D_3611 breed Donkey chromosome 5, EquAss-T2T_v2, whole genome shotgun sequence genomic stretch:
- the STX19 gene encoding syntaxin-19 — translation MKDRLQELKQRTKEVELSGNRPVSTTAAEEHEALPQQAVLYEREPVAERHLHEIQKLRESINNLTDDVQRFGQQQKSLVASMRRFSLLKRESSITKEIKIQAEHINRGLDDLVKEVKKSEAENGPSSVVTRILKSQHAAMFRHFQQTMFVYNDTIAAKQEKCKTFIFRQLEVAGKEVPEEEVNDMLHQGKWEVFNESLLMEITITKAQLSEIEQRHKELVNLENQMKDLRDLFIQISLLVEEQGESINNIEMIVNSTKEYVNTTKEKFGLAVKYKKRNPCRVLCCWCCPCCGSK, via the coding sequence ATGAAAGACCGACTTCAGGAGCTAAAGCAACGCACAAAGGAGGTGGAGCTCTCTGGGAACAGGCCAGTGTCGACCACAGCCGCAGAGGAGCACGAGGCACTTCCCCAGCAAGCAGTTCTTTATGAAAGAGAGCCTGTAGCCGAGAGGCACCTGCATGAGATCCAGAAGCTACGGGAGAGCATCAACAACCTGACGGACGACGTCCAGCGGTTTGGGCAGCAACAGAAAAGTCTGGTGGCTTCAATGAGAAGGTTTAGTCTACTTAAAAGAGAGTCTAGCAtcacaaaggagataaaaatccAAGCTGAACACATTAACAGAGGTTTGGATGATTTagtaaaagaagttaaaaagtCAGAGGCTGAAAATGGCCCATCATCAGTGGTCACAAGGATACTGAAATCTCAGCATGCCGCGATGTTCCGCCACTTTCAGCAAACCATGTTTGTGTACAATGACACAATAGCAGCAAAGCAAGAGAAGTGCAAGACATTCATTTTCCGTCAGCTTGAAGTAGCTGGAAAAGAAGTGCCTGAAGAAGAAGTAAATGATATGCTTCATCAAGGAAAATGGGAAGTTTTTAATGAAAGCTTACTTATGGAAATCACTATCACTAAAGCACAACTCTCAGAgatagaacagagacacaaggaaCTTGTTAACTTAGAGAACCAAATGAAGGATTTAAGGGACCTTTTCATTCAGATATCTCTTTTAGTAGAGGAACAAGGAGAAAGCATCAACAATATTGAAATGATAGTGAACAGTACAAAAGAATATGTTAACACTACTAAAGAGAAATTTGGACTAGctgtaaaatacaaaaaaagaaatccttgcaGGGTATTGTGTTGTTGGTGTTGCCCATGCTGTGGCTCAAAATAA